From one Dermacentor silvarum isolate Dsil-2018 chromosome 3, BIME_Dsil_1.4, whole genome shotgun sequence genomic stretch:
- the LOC125944387 gene encoding solute carrier family 2, facilitated glucose transporter member 8-like: MRKGTPYLIGDTTVISHQDKHSRLSEKVRRGSTMDLVRMLETELAASAATHDLTSIWGLTQGRCGKGAMRYMTLVPCWAGSLCIGTALGYALPGGRTLDEAGHRGSFDIPHRQILWFGSMMSLGAVFGSLAGAMLTQLNGRRCSLSVAAMGLFASWLVIGWAQNMYYYCGARFVGGFLTGVVSLVVPAHIAEMAPGAVHQFAVTLGILYSYCVGRFLDWAWLAVLCAPPAVALLFFTRGFAVESPRWILQKGDTMGALKALITLRGSKSRADIEFDAIQAVLPKYRTPVAHYLLALLLVVTQQLSGINSVIISTVSLEPESEFNAPSMDSAIILALLQTLAALVVVPFIDSAGRRKLLALSVVVCWGSMTILGVIYYSSTPDRPAVVDDSTATPPADVEVEAGTSDAATTPDANSMLTFALKALFVVAFSAGLGPVPWILAAELVPLRGTGLEFGSVCAASWAGSFVTANFVSTTATTRMLAVSLWLYGFIALTGGLISFTLLPDTDCMSIEDILLIDPDERARKRKMRSKSQGHIFAPPGSGGRGSISEGARSVAKPPVLEKPQPGTAETSLKRLTPDKRSSDVARAPSEDLTAEQRQSSVSRTPTEALTTENPDSDVSQDSSKASDKKLAAISERQPPDLDHRKSSVASQKSKASKASAGSAPSSESARKRKGTK, translated from the exons ATGCGGAAGGGAACGCCGTATTTGATTGGTGACACCACTGTCATCAGCCACCAGGACAAACACTCCAGGCTGTCCGAGAAGGTGCGACGGGGCAGCACAATGGACCTTGTTCGCATGCTGGAGACTGAGCTGGCTGCGTCGGCTGCTACGCACGACCTCACCAGCATCTGGGGCTTGACGCAAGGACGCTGCGGGAAAGGTGCCATGAGGTACATGACGCTGGTTCCTTGCTGGGCCGGGTCACTGTGCATCGGCACCGCGCTTGGCTACGCGCTTCCTGGCGGCCGCACTCTGGACGAAGCGGGACATCGAGGCTCCTTTGACATTCCACACAGGCAGATATTGTG GTTCGGTTCCATGATGAGCCTGGGTGCGGTGTTCGGCTCTCTAGCCGGGGCGATGCTGACGCAGCTGAACGGCCGCCGCTGCAGCCTGTCTGTTGCAGCAATGGGCCTGTTCGCGTCCTGGCTCGTAATCGGCTGGGCGCAGAACATGTACTACTACTGCGGCGCGCGATTCGTCGGCGGCTTCTTGACCGGCGTCGTCTCCCTCGTCGTGCCGGCGCACATAGCAGAGATGGCCCCG GGCGCCGTGCACCAGTTCGCTGTCACACTAGGTATCCTGTACTCGTACTGCGTCGGCCGTTTCCTGGACTGGGCCTGGTTGGCCGTGTTATGCGCACCTCCTGCCGTTGCGTTGCTCTTCTTCACCAGAGGTTTTGCAGTGGAGTCTCCTCGCTGGATTCTACAGAAGGGCGACACCATGGGCGCTTTGAAGGCGCTCATTACTTTGCGTGGTTCCAAGTCGCGG GCCGACATCGAGTTCGACGCCATCCAGGCAGTGTTGCCAAAGTACAGGACCCCCGTGGCGCACTACTTGCTCGCACTGCTGCTGGTGGTGACGCAGCAGTTGAGCGGCATCAACAGCGTCATCATCAGCACAGTCAGCCTGGAGCCCGAATCCGAATTCAACGCGCCTTCCATGGACAGCGCCATCATTCTTGCTCTGCTGCAG ACTTTGGCAGCGCTGGTAGTCGTGCCTTTCATCGACTCAGCAGGCCGTCGCAAGTTGCTCGCGCTTTCCGTGGTTGTGTGCTGGGGTAGCATGACCATCTTGGGAGTCATCTACTATAGCTCTACGCCTGATCGACCCGCGGTCGTCGACGATTCGACAGCGACGCCTCCCGCCGATGTAGAAGTAGAGGCGGGCACTTCAGACGCCGCCACAACGCCAGACGCCAACAGCATGCTCACGTTTGCTTTGAAG GCCTTGTTCGTTGTCGCCTTCTCGGCTGGCTTGGGACCCGTCCCGTGGATCCTTGCGGCGGAGCTCGTTCCCCTCCGTGGCACCGGACTGGAGTTTGGAAGCGTGTGCGCAGCCAGCTGGGCCGGCTCCTTTGTGACGGCCAACTTTGTCTCTACCACTGCTACTACCCGGATGCTCGCCGTGTCCCTCTGGCTGTACGGGTTCATCGCCCTCACCGGAGGGCTGATCAGCTTCACACTGCTCCCCGACACTGACTGCATGTCCATCGAGGATATCCTGCTTATCGATCCTGACGAGAGG GCTCGAAAAAGGAAGATGAGATCAAAGAGCCAAGGACATATCTTTGCCCCACCTGGTTCGGGAGGCCGTGGCAGCATTAGCGAAGGTGCGAGGTCCGTCGCCAAGCCACCGGTACTGGAGAAGCCGCAGCCAGGTACCGCCGAAACCTCATTGAAAAGATTGACACCAGATAAGCGGTCGTCAGACGTCGCTCGAGCCCCATCAGAAGACTTGACAGCTGAGCAGCGACAGTCATCTGTCAGCCGCACTCCAACAGAAGCTTTGACAACGGAGAATCCGGATTCGGACGTCTCCCAGGACTCATCGAAGGCCTCGGATAAGAAACTTGCCGCGATCAGCGAGCGACAGCCGCCGGATCTCGACCATCGCAAGTCATCTGTCGCGTCTCAAAAGTCGAAGGCGTCCAAGGCAAGCGCAGGTTCAGCACCCTCAAGTGAGAGTGCCAGGAAGAGGAAGGGTACCAAGTGA